In Candidatus Goldiibacteriota bacterium HGW-Goldbacteria-1, the sequence CATACAGCGATTTGGCATACAACTTTATACATAAAAAAATGGAAGTTTTTGAAGTTAAAGCGGGGCAGACAATGCCAAAGACACTTAACAAACATACCGGGCAGGAATTTAATTTTATACTGGAAGGAACCCTTAAAATAATAATAGAAAACAACGAAATAATCCTCAACGAAGGCGATTCCATATTTTTTGACTCCGGACACGCTCACGCAATGTGCGCGACCGGCGGCAGGGACGCAAGGTTTCTTGCGGTGATAATATGAGCCATAACCATTCAGCATCTCTCTTAAAACATTTCGTTGACAGGGATTTCACGTCATATGAGGATTTTCGCGATAATTACAGGGTAAAAATTCCTGACAATTTTAATTTCGGCTTTGACGTTGTGGATGAAATGGCAGGAATAGCACCCGCCCAAAGGGCGCTTCATTGGATAAACGAAAAAGGGGACACCGCGTCTTTTACCTTTGCTGATATTAAAAAATACAGCAATAAAGCGGCATCAGCCCTTGTAAAGCTGGGGATTAAAAAAGGCGATCCTGTAATGCTTATCCTTAAACGCAGGTACGAATTCTGGTTCTTATGCGTGGCGCTTCATAAAATAGGCGCCATATGCATCCCTGCCACACACATGCTTACCGTTAAAGATATCACTTACCGCAACAACGCCGCTGATATTAAAATGATTATAACCACCGAAGAAGATGAAACAATCAGTAATGTGGAAGCCGCATCCGCGCATTCACCCACACTTAAACTTAAAGCCGCATTACATACCGATAAACCCGGCTGGATAAACATCAACACGGCAATTGACGAAGGCAGTGAAAATTTCCAAAGGCCTTCAGGTAATGATGTGTCAAAAAACAGCGATTTTTTTCTGACCTACTTTACATCCGGCACCACAGGTATGCCTAAAATGGTTAAACATAATTTCACATATCCGCTGGGGCATATACTTACAGCTGCGTACTGGCAGAACGTGATACCGGGCGGCCTTCATCTTACCGTGGCGGATACCGGCTGGGCAAAAGCTGCCTGGGGAAAGATATACGGCCAGTGGATTTGCGGGACAGCGGTAATGGTTTATGATTATGACAAATTTGTACCCAAAAAACTGCTTGATGTTGTGGCAGATTCAAAGGTCACCACTTTCTGCGCTCCGCCTACTATTTACAGATACTTCATTAAGGAAGACCTTACAGGTTATAATTTTTCCGCTTTAAAACACTGCACTGTGGCAGGCGAGCCCTTAAATCCGGAAGTATATAACCAGTTTTTAAAACAGACCGGGCATAAAATAAAGGAAGGCTTTGGCCAGACCGAAACCGTGGTAGCGGTTGCCACCTACCCGTGGCTTGAACCAAAACCCGGTTCTATGGGAAAACCCACGCCCGGCTTTGATATAGACCTGCTTAACGATGACGATAAACCGTGTGAAGCGGGCGAAGAAGGCCGGCTTGTAATACGCACGGCAAACGGCAAAGCAGCGGGTATGTTTGATGAATACTACCGCGACGAAGCCCTTACAAAAAAAGTATGGAATAACGGCATTTATCAGACCGGCGATATGGCTTACCGGGATGAAGACGGTTA encodes:
- a CDS encoding acetyl-CoA synthetase; translated protein: MSHNHSASLLKHFVDRDFTSYEDFRDNYRVKIPDNFNFGFDVVDEMAGIAPAQRALHWINEKGDTASFTFADIKKYSNKAASALVKLGIKKGDPVMLILKRRYEFWFLCVALHKIGAICIPATHMLTVKDITYRNNAADIKMIITTEEDETISNVEAASAHSPTLKLKAALHTDKPGWININTAIDEGSENFQRPSGNDVSKNSDFFLTYFTSGTTGMPKMVKHNFTYPLGHILTAAYWQNVIPGGLHLTVADTGWAKAAWGKIYGQWICGTAVMVYDYDKFVPKKLLDVVADSKVTTFCAPPTIYRYFIKEDLTGYNFSALKHCTVAGEPLNPEVYNQFLKQTGHKIKEGFGQTETVVAVATYPWLEPKPGSMGKPTPGFDIDLLNDDDKPCEAGEEGRLVIRTANGKAAGMFDEYYRDEALTKKVWNNGIYQTGDMAYRDEDGYYWFVGRADDCFKSSGYRIGPFEIESALLEHPAVLECAITAVPDPDRGLVAKATVVPAKGFIASDELIKALQEHVKKVTAPYKYPRIVEFVSELPKTISGKIRRVEIRKSGK